A window of Coregonus clupeaformis isolate EN_2021a unplaced genomic scaffold, ASM2061545v1 scaf0079, whole genome shotgun sequence contains these coding sequences:
- the LOC123483325 gene encoding copper chaperone for superoxide dismutase-like, giving the protein MACGTKMDTDRTTKLEFAVQMTCDSCAEKVRAALEGTPGVQSVKIDVGKEEVLVESSLTSHEVQGLIESTGRRAVLKGIGGTEPDLGAAVVMMGGSGPVQGVVRFLQLSEERCLIDGTIDGLEPGAHGLHVHTLGDLTQDCQSCGEHYNPYGKQHGAPQDPERHVGDLGNIVAGPDGRASFRLEDPELKVWDVIGRSLVVDAGEDDLGRGAHPLSKLTGNSGQRLACGIIARSAGLFQNAKQICACDGVTLWEERDRPLAGTGRSKTTTETPAAHL; this is encoded by the exons ATGGCGTGCGGCACAAAAATGGATACAGACAGAACTACGAAG CTGGAGTTTGCAGTGCAGATGACATGTGACAGTTGTGCAGAGAAAGTCCGAGCTGCACTGGAGGGAACACCAG GAGTGCAGTCTGTGAAGATAGACGTGGGGAAGGAGGAGGTTCTGGTGGAGTCTTCTCTGACATCCCATGAGGTGCAGGGTCTCATAGAGAGCACTGGGCGCAGGGCAGTACTAAAGGGCATTGGAGGAACAGAACCGG ACCTGGGTGCAGCGGTGGTCATGATGGGCGGTAGtggtcctgtccagggggtggtACGATTCCTCCAGCTGTCTGAGGAGCGCTGTCTGATCGACGGGACCATTGATGGTCTGGAACCTGGCGCCCACGGACTCCACGTCCACACGCTGGGAGACCTCACACAGGACTGCCAGAG CTGTGGAGAACACTATAACCCCTATGGGAAACAACATGGTGCCCCGCAGGACCCAGAAAGG CATGTAGGTGATCTAGGGAATATTGTGGCCGGACCAGACGGTCGAGCCTCATTCAGACTAGAGGACCCTGAGCTGAAG GTGTGGGACGTGATTGGTCGGTCTCTGGTGGTGGATGCTGGAGAGGATGACCTGGGAAGGGGGGCTCACCCCCTCTCCAAACTGACAGGGAACTCCGGCCAGAG GCTGGCCTGTGGGATCATCGCTCGCTCCGCTGGCCTGTTCCAGAACGCCAAGCAGATTTGTGCGTGTGACGGGGTGACTCTGTGGGAGGAGAGGGACCGACCGCTGGCAGGGACGGGTCGCAGCAAGACCACTACAGAGACACCTGCTGCTCACCTGTGA